One Vicia villosa cultivar HV-30 ecotype Madison, WI linkage group LG5, Vvil1.0, whole genome shotgun sequence genomic window, TCTCTCCCACTCTCACGCTTTCATGTTCACGATGAAAAGGAAAACAACAATGGAAGGGGCAGCCCCATGGTGGTGCGTCCGGGTGGGGGCCGGCCGGCCAGCTGTGGTGGCGGCGGAGGCCCCCCACGGTGGTAGTGGTGCTATTTGTTCATCTTCTACCTCTCTCTTAAGCCTCCATTAAAGACATTTTTCAAGCTCTTGAAGGTAAGGAAAATGTTCAAATGTCAACCAAAATTAATGAATTAAAAGTCTATTGTGCATAGAATTTAATGGGTAACAAGAACATATGCTTAGTGTTCATTAATTCTTCGATTTGTTTGGTTTTTGAATtttcaagaatggtggattttggtgtttatgtcaaaaatggatttTTTGTGCAAAGAGATGATATTTTACGTGTGAATGTATGCTTATATGTTTGAATTAATGTTATTGCCATGTAAAATTGGTTGATATTTTTTGCTACTTGAATatgatttttggattaaaaagtgcttataagttgttttggattATGATTAAGTACCAATGTTAAGACTAACATAAATGCAACTGTATGCTTATTTGAATAAGTTGTTTTGCAAAGTGTTTTTAGCTAGTTGAATTGAAAGTTTTTGTGTTGAATTAAAGTGTTTTTCTAATTAAGCTATTTCAAAACAGTGGCATAATTTAAGGAAAACACCACATACATGATCAATGACATGGAATGAATAAAGAAGGTTCAAGACTTACCGATGAAGCGGAGGTTTGCTCCGATTAGTGTTGAAATTTTACCGACCAGATTAATGACGAGAAACCCGGAAAACCTTAAGAGGTAatcttttcatttttaaaatttcttccCAGCttgatgtgagatattggatcgaactttagtatggtcgaagggtagcttcttggttcgacaggattaagcatgaagtcgaaggttgttcacatgctggtgtcgaagatgctagggttgttagcatgttaaattaggttttagtgtttaaaccctaatttgttaagttagcttgtttattaagttagttTGTGTAATGaaccttgtggaaaaagctcattagttaacatgttaggttttattataaatagcatactagtctctcatcattgcatactgcaaatcctaatttagggtgagatggttatttgttattcttgtaaacttgtaatcttgttttctaagagagagtaaaagaatagcagttataaccaattcttgtgtccttcttcttccttgttctttattctttccttgttttatactttgtttttggcattgaattcacaacaaattggtgcgatgAGCGtgaagaagatgccttcaacaaaatataaaaattttcaatttcataaCTTTCAAGAGTTAGACCCTGTTTGGATAAGCAATTTAAGTAAGCTCTTGTACCACATTATAGTAGAGTTAGGCCCTGTTTGGAAGTAGTGATATGTTATAAGTGTTTGTGTATAAACTATTTATGTAACAAGAGATAAATATGAAACTGTTTTTATATATAAGTGTTTGTTTATAAGTGCTTATTTTGATAAACACTTGTGCTATAAGCTCCAAATAAACTGTTTAGTTTAAGATTTAAGATACTACTACATTATGAATAATAACCTTGGTACCTGAGATTGAGCTATGGTACATTGGTTCTGTATTTTTAGCTTGTTGGTGCTTTTGAGTATAGTTTGTTTAATGGTTTTCACTGAAATGCTTTATGAAATTGAAACTTCAGCAAGTTTCCTGACGGCTTCCCCAATATTTTCAAGTTTCCTTTTATCATAACTTGACTGAGGAAAAATTTAAAAGAGTACAAGACTACAACTTTGATCATCCTGATCAGTTCAATTCTACTCATCAGTTTCTCATTAAAAGATAAGATTTATAGTATTAACTAATATTTGTGGATAATAAGTAATAATGGTTGTTATGAACTTTGAACCAATATTTGTGGATTGTAGTGTTCACTTCTCCTGTTGATATGTTCACACTTCCACCGTAACTCACAACATTCAGTTCCACCTTTCCTGGTTTACCTCCGGCAAGTGTTCTCAACATTTTATTCTGGTAGTTACTTACAAATGGTGTGTATTTGGTAGTTGTTATTAGAATCTGATCACTTGGCATGCCTATCACCTGGTTTGGCATCATAGTAATAGCAATGTATCTAATTTTCTGTCAACCTGAATGTTGAAAAAAAGAATAATTAATTGGATAGACATGTGGACATGTGGTAGCCATTCTGAATTCTAAAAAACTAATCAATTCAGCACTGTTTCTGTTGCTCTGCTAGTAACCGTCCGCGTTAGTGTAAGCTTACATAATTGAGCAAATAGATTAGGTCATTATAATTtagtataaaagaaataaaatgagtgAAACATATGCTATGTGATCTCCTATAAGAAGGTGCACAATGTCACtaactttatatattttatataaggtgactttatatattttatataaggtTGGTTTTCTCCACTTATCATTGACTCTAAGCATTAGCAGGTGATAACTGAGATAAAGTAGTGGTTGTGGAATACAAGAGAGAAACTAGTATTGCCAATGACAATGCTAAAAGATATTGAATTCTAACCATCTTTTCTGCCAAATCCCATTTCAAAACATCCCCACCCAACTGCACCATACACAGTTATCACCTAATTTAATAACAGTAAGCTGAGTTTTGCATGTTATGGTGGTGGTGGTCTTTATTGGGGCTATGGCTTGATTTAATAATTGTAattatttgtgatattttttgGTGTGGTGATGGTCTTTATTATTTATGTtgtatgtttgttttgtttgaattgtAGATATTGAAGAGGATTTTCGATCTTTAAATCTTTTGCACAAATcagttgatttttttatatactaCTATTTCTGTCAGTAGGTTACGAATTCTGTTCGACCGCATTGGTGTTATTTAACATTGGTAGCGTCGTGAAATTATTGCTGTTTATGGTGTTTTTGAAGTCGTGCTTCAGCTTTTTCTTCCTGGTAaaacttatatatttattataatcagagaattaaaatagaaaaaataaaaatttgttacttaaaataataattgttgcatGATACTAACCACACAAAGAGGTGATTCAATCAGTTTGTCAACTTGGCTAGTTGATGTTCCATGAATCTATAAAGTCACTTTCAAAAGTTGCATaaagatggacacaacaaaacTATTGCTCTCAACTATAGCTTTTGATTAGAATTTTGCGATCTATctgttcagaaatgcatattaaATGCTTGTTTCATTGTCATCTTCAAATGGTTGTATGCTTCATTGATTTGTATCTACCATAACAGCCACATAAATACATGTCCCACCATACTGCACATAGATTTTAAGATAAGAAAGAGCACGTCGATACAGCTCAAGATCAAGCATATATATGTATATCTTAAGCTGGTGGGACTCCTGGTGTTAATTAGAGTtgtgaaaatttcataaaatatgTGAAATATTATTCAATACATATCACACTTATGTCAATGAAAACTAATGTAAGATATGCACGAGATACTTCATTTTGAATAATTCAATATGTCTCGTTTTAGAAACAATTTGGAAGGTGTTGGTGTTCTGTCTAAGTAACAGCTAACAAAAATTATGCAAAGTACTAATGTCATATATACTATTTAGGCGGAGTAAAACTTGTAGACAATGAGGTGGAGAAGTTGCTGACAGACAATGAGGTGGAGAAGTTGCTGACAATGGCGGATTTGGATGCTTCTTTCATGGATAAATCTGGCACTGACCTCTCTGTAGGTCAGGCTCAAAGAGTTGCACTTGCAAGTACTCTAGCTAACTCACCTGAGGTATATTTCAACTAGGATGAATCCAAATACTAATGTTTGtttgattatttaatatttttgtgttGTTAATTTGGAAGGTTTTGCTGTTGGATGAACCTACTAGTGCATTAGATCCGATATCGACAGAAAACATAGAAGATGCTTTGATGAAGTTGAACAAGAACAAAGGTATGACACTGATCATGGTTTCTCATAGCATCAAACAAATTCAGAGGATGGCTGATATAGTGTTTTTACTAAGATGAAATGTAATTTACTTAATGTAACTTGTGGCTAATCAGCTCTTTCTGATGTAAACAATTATAGGGAATGCAATGACTTGACTTCTCGAGTTCTTGACCCTCTCAGGGTCCATTACTTGTTTAAAACGATTGTTGTTTTAAGACTGCAGAGGTTTATTTTTCCCTCAAGCTAAACAAACTTGTTACCCTTTGTTGTAGGACTGCGACCTACTTTATATGGAAAAACCAGAGAAGCTCATAATAACAGACATTACTGTGCCACCGATAGTTATTCGACCTTCAGTCATAATTGATGGAAAAAGGTAAATGCCAGTTTAGATCTATTTATGTATTTCCTTCTCTTTATTGTGATTTGATTCCTATTGGGCCTTTTACACACATATAATAGAAGAAAAGATGGGGAGTGGGCTAGAGTATTGGGCCAAGGGGAATTATACGAAGAAAATACGAATACTGATATTTTAAATACTTAAATTGTTGATTCATGCATCCATTGAAGATTGTGAGAGAAGAAAGTTTTAGCTCAGTGAAATTGAGAACAACTTCATCGAATAGATCGTGGAGCACTGCGTTCTTTGGTAGCTGGAGACACAGTTCATCAGACAGTGGTGCTAGTGCTACCAATAGGGAGGGTTCTAGTGGGCATTAAACAAACAGGAAGAGTAAGTTCTCATGGTAGTGGTGGACATGATCTCTCATCTTCTGTTGTCGGAAGATACTCACTTCCTTTAAAAGTTGACTTTTGACTGTGGAAGATGACAGTAATGTATACTTGCATTGTAGGAAATAATTGGTGGATCCTCCCAGTATGCCAAGATGATAGTTTCAAGTTTCATGCTGCCCGAAGAGAAGATATTGATGTACCAAAAACTCAtggttttgatttattttataagtTTATTGGTGGATAAACTTATCTGATATGTAATTATTCTTCTAGGTTCGAATGCTGGGCCCAGGCAGGCCATTTCTTGTTGAGGTGCAAAATGCACGATAAGTCCCATCTGAACTGTTTGTTAAAGATATAGAGAAAAAGATAAATAGCATGGAGAATAAATTGGTAATGCTGTAGCCGATTTGGTAACATTTGTATGTCAGTTAATTATTTCACTGTGAATAAATGCATAATAATGGAGAATAAAGATGTAgtctcaattaatcaattatatattaaattttattaattttttctaatttGGACACATATTAGCTGCGAATTTATGTTCCTTTTACCTGTGGATTacttcctgcggatttacctgcggaacttCCTGCCGAATAGTTTTAGTTGGGGACAAAAAattgcaggaaaatccgcaggaaaacagagtatttctagtagtgaaatATGTTCATAAAGATCACGTTTCTGCCGTGTAATAATGGGTTTTCTTTAAATATTTGCCGTAATTGTAATGCAAAGAGTATTCTGTGTCAAGTTCAGTGGTGATGGAAGTTACGCGATTTCGGGAAGTGACGATACTAACCTCAGGCTTTGGAAGGCCAAAGCATCTGAACAACTCGGAGTAGTAAGTTGATTCCGTCCTTGACTCACATGCACACATATATATCTTCCCTTCATTCCCTGAAAATCACCTGTTTATGATGATGCCAGGTTCTCCCGAGAGAAAAGAAGAAGCATGAATATCACGGCGATAATGAAACACTACGGACACCTTCCTGACGTTAACCGTATCTCAAGGCATAAGCACTTACCAATACCAGTATACAAAGCTGCTGCATTGATGCGAGCTATGGCAATTgctaagaaaagaaaggaagacaGGAGGAAAGCTCACAGTGCTTCAGGGAGTGTTGCAACAAAACTGTCACGTGTTAAAAGAATTGTCAAAGAAATTGAGAGATTTTTCTGAGGCAATGCATGCTGAAAAATGCAATACGTATATTTATGAAATGGCAAGAGTTTATATACTGATTTCTTGGGCAGATGGATATGCAGCATTGGTGAAAATCAATTGCTATTGCTAGTTTTGTGATGCAAGAAATTTTGGCGTATTATTATTGGGTTCAAAATGTGTAACTTGGTTAAATCGTGCGTATTAACCTGCAACCCGTGCTAACACGACCCGGTCAAACCAACTAAAAAAATGGACAGAAATAAGCTTATATATCTAAACTGCGAGTTGGATTGGGTGGGGCTTTTGGGTTCGAAACCGTCCAACCCGGCTTGTTGTCCAGCCCTACAAAGAATCCATACAATTGCATGTCAAATCCTGACATAATCTACCATTATTACTCTTCGACCTACCACCTACAAAGTGAAAAAGTTCAAAAAAATTCCTATAATCACTAAGAAGAGCCACCTGCCAATATCCAATCATTTAAAGATCTCATACCACAAAGATGAAGCTAGTCTACATGAGTCAAATAAATAGAAAGCCAGACTCATTCAAATGAAAAATTATCTAAATAGGATTTTCTTCTTGGATCTTTATCACTCATCCTTGGAAAGAAATCAGATTTTCTCcattcaaaattttcaaacattCAAGTTTAATTTGATCTTAAATGAACAACTGCAAATGTTCCAAATCCTTGTTCCATTGAATAGCATATTAGTCTAATTATGATTTATCTTATTACAAAACTTGTACGAAAGGTTTATGGAAGAATCTTTTAAGTGACCACCATTTATTCTTTACTCAATAATTCAGCTATAGTACATTGAAATCTCTcattttttatagttttattgCACATCATGAAAATACTACCCCAATAAAGTACTGAtaatatcatatacaattttagcCTATGATGTGAATTATTGAGATGAAAACCGGCCAATCCCATGACTTTatgttaaagttaaaaataatacaTTTTCATACGAAAATGATATTTTCTTTAAAACTATGCTaaagttaaaatataatattctaaaaataCAAATTTGTCATCATCGTACATAGaaaaaatgaaacaaacataGAGCATAGAAGGTTTTGAAGCAAaacattgtttttgttttgattcaatataTAAAGAATATTCTCACTATAGATAAAAGGAATTAA contains:
- the LOC131602951 gene encoding ABC transporter I family member 17-like — its product is MSVKKMPSTKYKNFQFHNFQELDPVWISNLSGVKLVDNEVEKLLTDNEVEKLLTMADLDASFMDKSGTDLSVGQAQRVALASTLANSPEVLLLDEPTSALDPISTENIEDALMKLNKNKGLRPTLYGKTREAHNNRHYCATDSYSTFSHN